A stretch of the Flavobacterium sp. 5 genome encodes the following:
- a CDS encoding ABC transporter permease, with protein MNLEYFIAKRLITAKDYKSSISAPIINIAISAIAIGMIMMIVSVATGIGLQNKIREKIAAFNGHIIISNYDNNQSEITLSPIAKNQDFYPKFNAVPEVSHIQAIASKAGIIRTETAFEGIIFKGVGNDYQWGNIKEYLVSGRLPDLSKKVTPEVVISQFLANRLELKVGDSFNTFFIKENQNQLPNIRRFKITGIFNSGFQQFDATYIIGDIRHVQKINKWNPNQIGAFEVFVKDFNTIKETGEQVYEKTSSTLDTKTIIEKYSYIFEWLQLFDFNIIVILAVMILVATINMVVALLVLILERTQMIGILKALGANNWSVRKIFLYNAFYLIGRGLLWGNGIGIALLLLQQQFGIIKLNPENYYVNEAPVYLNFGYILALNILTVTICALVLLIPSYIITKISPVKAIRFD; from the coding sequence TTGAATTTAGAATATTTTATCGCCAAAAGGCTCATTACTGCCAAAGATTATAAAAGTAGCATATCAGCTCCTATAATTAACATTGCTATATCTGCTATCGCTATCGGTATGATCATGATGATAGTTTCGGTGGCAACTGGTATTGGATTACAAAATAAAATCCGTGAAAAGATTGCGGCCTTCAACGGACATATTATAATTTCGAACTACGATAATAACCAATCTGAAATCACATTATCGCCCATTGCAAAAAATCAAGATTTTTATCCAAAGTTCAATGCCGTTCCAGAGGTAAGTCACATTCAAGCCATAGCCAGTAAAGCTGGAATCATTAGAACCGAAACCGCTTTTGAGGGAATTATTTTCAAAGGAGTAGGAAATGACTACCAATGGGGAAATATAAAAGAATATCTCGTTTCTGGAAGACTGCCTGATTTATCAAAAAAGGTTACTCCAGAAGTAGTAATTTCTCAGTTTTTAGCCAATCGACTAGAGCTAAAAGTCGGCGATTCCTTTAATACCTTCTTTATAAAGGAAAATCAAAATCAATTACCAAATATCCGAAGATTCAAAATAACAGGGATTTTCAATTCTGGATTTCAACAATTCGATGCGACCTACATAATCGGAGATATAAGACATGTACAAAAAATAAATAAATGGAACCCAAATCAAATTGGAGCTTTTGAGGTTTTTGTTAAAGATTTCAATACAATAAAAGAAACCGGAGAGCAGGTATATGAAAAAACATCTTCAACACTAGATACCAAAACAATTATCGAAAAATATAGCTATATATTCGAGTGGTTGCAACTTTTCGATTTCAATATTATTGTAATATTAGCAGTAATGATACTCGTGGCAACTATAAATATGGTAGTAGCCTTGCTAGTATTAATACTAGAACGAACCCAAATGATAGGAATTCTAAAAGCATTAGGAGCAAACAATTGGTCAGTTAGAAAAATATTTCTCTACAACGCATTCTATCTTATCGGCAGAGGATTGTTATGGGGCAATGGAATCGGAATCGCATTATTGTTATTACAGCAACAATTCGGAATAATAAAACTAAACCCCGAAAACTACTATGTCAATGAAGCCCCAGTATATCTTAATTTCGGATATATCTTGGCATTAAATATTCTTACAGTAACAATTTGTGCATTAGTATTATTAATTCCCTCCTATATAATCACAAAAATTTCCCCAGTCAAAGCTATTCGTTTCGATTAA
- a CDS encoding DUF3244 domain-containing protein: MKTILKFSLVVLVAMTTMSTYAINGDFLLNVKKGEGKEISFSVNEIQKATVTIYDESHNVIYNETVTGKGGITRVYSLEEFPEGVYFLEVETNLKKVTHEIVVANTATTLSRKAIAEVYKGDLKIKNENVATVN; this comes from the coding sequence ATGAAAACGATTTTAAAATTCAGTTTAGTAGTATTAGTAGCAATGACTACAATGAGTACTTATGCAATCAATGGTGATTTTTTACTTAATGTAAAAAAGGGAGAGGGTAAAGAAATTAGTTTTTCGGTAAATGAGATTCAGAAAGCTACTGTAACAATCTATGATGAGTCCCATAATGTGATTTATAATGAAACAGTAACGGGTAAAGGTGGAATAACAAGAGTGTATAGTCTTGAGGAGTTTCCAGAGGGGGTTTACTTTTTGGAGGTAGAAACTAATTTAAAAAAGGTAACCCATGAGATTGTAGTTGCTAATACAGCCACTACCTTATCCAGAAAAGCAATCGCTGAAGTCTATAAAGGCGACTTGAAAATTAAAAATGAAAATGTGGCTACGGTAAATTAA
- a CDS encoding M1 family metallopeptidase has protein sequence MKKISLLLIIIAFTACQKKESTTKHEVVKDSHSFSNPAEAVAKHLDLDIKVDFNTQTISGKASWQIENISKGNEIIFDENTLNITKVTLGDEEKETKFELGKEVEFHGKPLHITIEPNTTKVNIYYYTTKESIALQWLKPEQTADKKKPFVFSQGESIWSRTWIPCQDSPGIRFTYNAKVTVPKDLMAVMSAVNPQEKNDTGIYTFKQEKAIPSYLMAIAVGDIEFKPIDNRTGVYAEHTVIDKAKWEFGELGKMVNAAEKLFGPYQWGRYDVIVLPPSFPYGGMENPNLTFLTPTVLAGDRSLTSLLAHELGHSWSGNLVTNATWDDIWLNEGFTTYVEHRIGEEVFGVKEAKMQDVLSRKTLKNNLDEIGNDSPDSRLKVETKGRNPDDCLSEIPYEKGYAFLQTIEAVVGRKKFDEFLTNYFKAHAFQSITTEYFVAYFNKNLINGDKTLANKINLDDWVYKPGIPSNIITPVSEDFNSIDNIQKTWRKTGVKGLSQKIKSTNEKQHFIDYLPKDLTTEEITAIDKEFNFINGGNFVVRRQWFIKTIQNQYKDAYPAIEEFLTSYSRTGSLLPLYKEMIKTPEGKAWAKQIYAKAKAGYHATTVQAVEPLLK, from the coding sequence ATGAAGAAAATAAGCTTACTATTAATTATTATTGCTTTCACCGCTTGTCAAAAAAAAGAAAGCACAACTAAACATGAAGTTGTAAAAGATTCTCATTCCTTTTCAAATCCAGCTGAAGCAGTTGCCAAACATTTGGACTTAGATATCAAAGTCGATTTTAATACTCAAACTATTTCTGGAAAAGCTTCTTGGCAGATTGAAAATATTTCAAAAGGAAACGAAATTATTTTTGACGAAAACACTTTAAATATTACCAAAGTTACTTTGGGCGATGAAGAAAAAGAAACCAAATTCGAATTGGGTAAAGAAGTTGAATTCCATGGAAAACCACTTCATATAACTATCGAACCCAATACTACCAAAGTAAACATCTATTACTACACTACAAAAGAATCTATAGCTTTACAATGGCTAAAACCAGAACAAACTGCTGACAAAAAGAAACCTTTTGTTTTTTCTCAAGGAGAAAGTATTTGGTCACGTACCTGGATTCCTTGCCAGGATTCACCAGGAATTCGTTTTACTTATAACGCAAAAGTTACTGTGCCAAAAGATTTAATGGCTGTGATGAGTGCGGTAAATCCACAAGAAAAAAATGACACCGGTATTTATACTTTCAAACAAGAAAAAGCAATTCCATCTTATTTGATGGCAATTGCCGTGGGCGATATCGAGTTTAAACCAATTGATAATCGTACTGGTGTTTATGCTGAACACACAGTAATTGATAAAGCTAAATGGGAATTTGGAGAATTAGGAAAAATGGTAAATGCTGCCGAAAAACTTTTTGGCCCATATCAATGGGGTCGTTATGATGTTATTGTACTTCCTCCAAGTTTTCCTTATGGTGGAATGGAAAATCCAAATCTAACTTTCCTTACACCAACAGTTTTAGCTGGTGATCGCTCGCTAACAAGTTTATTAGCTCACGAATTGGGTCATAGCTGGAGCGGAAATTTAGTAACCAATGCTACTTGGGATGATATTTGGCTCAATGAAGGATTTACTACTTATGTAGAACACCGAATTGGAGAAGAAGTATTTGGAGTTAAAGAAGCAAAAATGCAAGATGTTTTAAGCCGAAAAACATTAAAAAATAATTTGGATGAAATAGGAAACGACAGCCCTGATTCCCGACTAAAAGTAGAGACTAAAGGAAGAAATCCAGATGACTGCTTAAGCGAAATTCCATACGAAAAAGGATATGCTTTTTTACAAACTATTGAAGCTGTAGTTGGACGTAAAAAATTTGATGAATTCCTTACTAATTATTTCAAAGCGCATGCCTTTCAATCAATAACAACAGAATATTTTGTAGCCTATTTTAATAAAAATCTAATCAATGGAGACAAAACATTAGCCAATAAAATAAACCTTGATGATTGGGTTTACAAACCTGGAATTCCAAGTAATATCATTACACCTGTTTCAGAAGATTTCAATTCCATTGATAATATCCAAAAAACTTGGAGAAAAACTGGAGTTAAGGGATTGAGTCAGAAAATAAAATCGACTAACGAAAAGCAGCATTTTATTGATTATTTGCCAAAAGATTTGACCACTGAAGAAATAACTGCAATTGACAAAGAATTTAATTTTATCAATGGTGGAAATTTTGTTGTTCGACGTCAGTGGTTTATAAAAACAATACAAAATCAGTACAAAGATGCTTATCCAGCAATTGAAGAGTTTTTGACTTCTTATAGCCGAACAGGTTCATTGCTTCCACTCTATAAAGAGATGATTAAAACCCCCGAAGGAAAAGCTTGGGCAAAACAAATCTATGCAAAAGCAAAAGCTGGATATCATGCTACTACTGTTCAAGCTGTAGAACCTTTATTGAAATAA
- a CDS encoding dihydrolipoamide acetyltransferase family protein codes for MATIVTMPRLSDTMTEGTVAAWLKKVGDKISEGDILAEIETDKATMEFESFNEGTLLYIGIPEGETAPVDSLLAIIGKEGEDVSALIAGGAAAPAAAESTPAPVEAKTAEASTTAAPAAALPKGVIVVTMPRLSDTMTEGTVASWLKKVGDSVAEGDILAEIETDKATMEFESFNEGTLLYIGIQEGNTAPVDSLLAIIGPAGTDISGIAENYKTGGSAPIAEVKEDAKPASSDKPAEVIETVSDGKRILASPLAKKIASDKGIQLTQVKGSGENGRIVKSDIENFTPATSAPAASSAPKTSETAKTEAPKVFVPAGEVFTEEIKNSQMRKIIAKRLAESLFTAPHYNLVIEVTMDDAMQSRAIINSVPDTKVSFNDMVIKACALALKKHPKINSQWKEDAIIINHHVNIGVAVAVEDGLVVPVLRFTDAMSLSQIGASVRDLAGRAKNKKLGPQEMEGSTFTVSNLGMFGITEFNSIINQPNSAILSVGAIVEKPVVKNGQIVVGNTMMLSLACDHRTIDGATGAQFLQTLKQYIENPVTMLA; via the coding sequence ATGGCAACAATTGTAACAATGCCTCGCTTGAGCGATACTATGACAGAAGGAACGGTAGCAGCTTGGCTTAAAAAAGTAGGAGACAAAATTAGCGAAGGTGATATCTTAGCTGAAATTGAGACAGACAAAGCAACAATGGAATTTGAATCCTTCAACGAAGGAACACTTTTATATATTGGAATCCCAGAAGGGGAAACTGCACCAGTAGACTCTTTATTAGCAATTATTGGAAAAGAAGGAGAAGATGTTTCAGCTTTAATAGCTGGAGGGGCAGCTGCACCAGCAGCAGCAGAATCAACACCGGCTCCAGTTGAAGCTAAAACAGCAGAAGCTTCTACAACAGCTGCTCCAGCTGCAGCATTACCAAAAGGAGTTATTGTAGTAACAATGCCTCGTTTGAGTGATACTATGACTGAAGGAACGGTAGCTTCTTGGTTGAAAAAAGTAGGTGACTCAGTTGCCGAAGGTGATATTCTTGCCGAAATCGAAACTGACAAAGCAACAATGGAATTTGAGTCTTTCAATGAAGGAACTCTTTTATATATTGGAATTCAGGAAGGAAATACTGCACCAGTTGATAGTCTTTTAGCTATCATTGGGCCTGCAGGAACAGATATTAGCGGAATTGCAGAAAACTATAAAACTGGTGGATCTGCACCAATTGCTGAAGTTAAAGAAGATGCTAAACCTGCTTCATCAGACAAACCTGCTGAAGTAATTGAAACAGTAAGCGACGGAAAAAGAATTTTAGCATCACCATTAGCTAAAAAAATAGCAAGCGATAAAGGAATTCAATTAACACAAGTAAAAGGCTCAGGTGAAAACGGACGTATCGTAAAAAGCGATATTGAAAACTTTACACCAGCAACTTCTGCTCCAGCAGCTAGCTCAGCTCCTAAAACTTCAGAAACTGCAAAAACAGAAGCTCCAAAAGTATTTGTACCAGCAGGAGAAGTTTTTACAGAAGAAATCAAAAATTCGCAAATGCGTAAAATCATTGCGAAACGTTTGGCAGAATCATTGTTTACAGCGCCTCATTACAACCTTGTGATTGAAGTTACAATGGACGATGCTATGCAGTCAAGAGCTATTATTAATTCAGTGCCAGATACCAAAGTATCTTTCAATGATATGGTAATCAAAGCTTGTGCTTTAGCATTGAAAAAACACCCAAAAATCAACTCTCAATGGAAAGAAGATGCTATCATTATCAATCATCATGTAAATATTGGTGTTGCGGTAGCTGTTGAGGATGGATTAGTAGTTCCAGTTTTAAGATTTACTGACGCAATGAGCCTTTCTCAGATTGGTGCAAGTGTAAGAGATCTTGCAGGTAGAGCTAAAAACAAAAAACTTGGACCACAAGAAATGGAAGGTAGTACTTTCACTGTTTCTAACCTTGGAATGTTTGGTATAACTGAATTTAATTCTATCATCAACCAACCAAACTCAGCTATATTATCAGTTGGAGCTATTGTAGAAAAACCAGTTGTAAAAAATGGTCAAATTGTAGTAGGAAATACTATGATGCTTTCATTGGCTTGTGATCACCGTACAATCGATGGAGCAACAGGAGCTCAGTTTTTACAAACATTAAAGCAATACATCGAAAATCCAGTAACTATGCTTGCATAA
- the pdhA gene encoding pyruvate dehydrogenase (acetyl-transferring) E1 component subunit alpha yields MKEVTKEVYLKWYEDMLLWRKFEDKLAALYIQQKVRGFLHLYNGQEAVLAGALHAMDLTKDKMITAYRNHVQPIGMGVDPRRVMAELLGKATGTSKGMGGSMHIFSKEHRFYGGHGIVGGQIPLGAGLAFGDKYNGTGGVTMTYFGDGAARQGSLHEAFNMAMLWKLPVVFIVENNGYAMGTSVERTANHTDIWKLGLGYEMPCGPVDGMNPVKVAEAMTEAIDRARRGDGPTFLEMKTYRYRGHSMSDAQLYRSKEEVEEYKKIDPITQVLDVILDQKYATEAEIEVIDQRVKDRVEECVQFAEESPYPEIQQLYDVVYDQENYPFTPHKL; encoded by the coding sequence ATGAAAGAAGTTACAAAAGAAGTTTATTTAAAGTGGTATGAAGACATGCTACTTTGGAGAAAGTTTGAAGACAAACTTGCGGCATTATACATTCAACAAAAAGTTAGAGGTTTTCTACACTTATATAATGGTCAAGAGGCAGTTTTAGCAGGTGCTTTACATGCTATGGACTTGACAAAAGACAAAATGATTACTGCTTACAGAAATCACGTTCAACCAATTGGTATGGGTGTAGACCCAAGACGAGTAATGGCTGAACTTTTAGGAAAAGCAACTGGAACTTCTAAAGGAATGGGTGGATCAATGCACATTTTTTCTAAAGAGCACCGTTTTTATGGTGGACACGGAATTGTAGGTGGTCAAATTCCATTGGGAGCTGGTTTAGCATTTGGAGACAAATACAATGGAACCGGTGGAGTTACTATGACATACTTCGGAGATGGAGCTGCACGTCAAGGTTCTTTACATGAAGCCTTCAATATGGCTATGTTATGGAAACTTCCTGTAGTTTTCATTGTTGAAAACAATGGATATGCAATGGGAACTTCTGTTGAAAGAACTGCAAATCATACTGATATATGGAAACTAGGTTTAGGATACGAAATGCCTTGCGGACCAGTTGACGGAATGAATCCTGTAAAAGTTGCCGAAGCAATGACTGAAGCAATCGACAGAGCAAGACGTGGTGATGGACCAACTTTCCTTGAGATGAAAACATATAGATACAGAGGTCACTCTATGTCTGATGCTCAATTATACCGTTCTAAAGAAGAAGTTGAAGAATACAAAAAAATAGATCCAATCACGCAAGTTTTAGATGTGATTTTAGATCAAAAATATGCTACTGAAGCTGAAATTGAAGTAATTGATCAAAGAGTAAAAGATCGTGTTGAAGAATGTGTTCAATTTGCAGAAGAATCTCCTTACCCAGAAATTCAACAATTATACGATGTAGTATACGATCAAGAAAACTATCCATTCACACCTCATAAACTATAA
- the cdd gene encoding cytidine deaminase has translation MKEITITSKINVFESIQELPQEEQNLMKKAIEIRKNAYAPYSKFRVGVAILLNNGEIVVGSNQENAAYPSGLCAERVAIFYAGAVYPEASILKIVITATSDNNSTTTPVPPCGACRQSIAEYEIRQNTPIEIYYMGETGEIHQSSSLKNLLPFMFDNKLL, from the coding sequence ATGAAAGAAATAACAATTACTTCAAAAATTAATGTATTTGAATCCATTCAAGAATTACCTCAAGAGGAACAAAACTTGATGAAAAAAGCAATAGAAATAAGAAAAAATGCCTACGCACCCTATTCTAAATTTAGAGTCGGTGTAGCTATTTTACTGAACAATGGAGAAATTGTTGTAGGCTCTAATCAAGAAAATGCAGCATATCCCTCTGGACTTTGTGCAGAAAGAGTTGCGATATTTTATGCTGGAGCTGTTTATCCAGAGGCTAGTATATTAAAAATAGTAATTACCGCTACTTCAGACAACAATTCTACAACTACACCAGTTCCTCCTTGTGGTGCTTGCAGGCAATCAATTGCTGAATATGAAATACGCCAAAATACGCCAATAGAAATCTATTATATGGGCGAAACAGGAGAAATACATCAGTCATCATCCTTAAAAAATTTACTCCCTTTTATGTTTGATAACAAATTACTTTAA
- the porV gene encoding type IX secretion system outer membrane channel protein PorV — MKKVLLLVIFFHPFNFIQAQENNITTAVPFLLVAADARAAGMADNGVATSTDGFSQQWNPSKYAFAEDQQGFSVSYTPYLTELVNDISLAQLNYYNKYSDRSAFAASFRYFGLGEIELRKDFDSDVVKVSPNEFAFDLSYSQKLSDQFSMAVAGRYINSNLKVATENNDATAASSFAVDVAGFYQSEEIAYSDFNGRWRAGFNFQNMGPKLHYDNDIINGNFLPANMKLGGGFDFILDEYNKISVNLELSKLLVPTPQVFNTSAGVYEGKDMNNDGIIDKTDYEISNEDYKNIGWFAGMFQSFSDAPGGFSEELKEVTYSLGSEYVYQDSFSFRAGYFHENPDKGAREFFSLGAGFKYSTVKVDVSYLFSTSKVQNPLENTLRFSLSFNFGEKYETY, encoded by the coding sequence ATGAAAAAAGTCCTTTTATTAGTAATATTCTTTCATCCATTTAATTTCATTCAAGCTCAGGAAAACAATATTACAACGGCAGTACCTTTTCTTCTTGTAGCTGCAGATGCCAGAGCAGCAGGTATGGCAGACAATGGAGTTGCTACCTCTACAGATGGTTTTTCACAACAGTGGAATCCCTCGAAATATGCTTTTGCTGAAGATCAACAAGGGTTTTCGGTAAGTTACACTCCATATTTAACTGAATTAGTTAATGATATTTCATTAGCTCAATTAAACTATTACAATAAATATAGCGACAGAAGTGCTTTTGCTGCCAGTTTTCGTTATTTTGGCCTAGGTGAAATTGAATTAAGAAAAGATTTTGATAGTGATGTTGTGAAGGTTTCTCCCAATGAATTTGCATTTGATTTATCATATTCACAAAAATTGAGTGACCAATTTTCCATGGCAGTAGCGGGTCGTTACATAAACTCAAATCTAAAAGTAGCAACTGAAAATAATGATGCTACCGCAGCTAGTAGTTTTGCAGTAGATGTAGCTGGGTTCTATCAATCAGAAGAAATTGCATATAGTGATTTTAATGGTAGATGGAGGGCTGGTTTTAATTTTCAAAACATGGGACCAAAACTACATTATGACAATGATATCATAAATGGCAATTTTTTACCCGCCAATATGAAACTTGGAGGAGGATTTGATTTTATTTTAGACGAATACAATAAAATTTCCGTTAATCTAGAATTAAGTAAATTATTAGTACCAACGCCACAAGTATTCAACACTAGTGCTGGTGTTTATGAAGGTAAAGACATGAACAATGATGGTATTATTGACAAAACTGATTACGAAATATCTAATGAAGACTATAAAAACATAGGCTGGTTTGCAGGAATGTTCCAATCATTTTCAGATGCTCCTGGAGGATTTAGCGAAGAATTGAAAGAGGTAACTTACTCATTGGGATCTGAATATGTTTATCAAGATTCTTTTTCATTTCGCGCTGGATATTTTCATGAAAACCCAGACAAAGGAGCAAGAGAGTTTTTCTCACTTGGAGCTGGTTTTAAATACAGTACTGTCAAAGTAGATGTTTCATACCTATTCTCAACATCTAAAGTACAAAACCCATTAGAAAATACTTTACGTTTCTCTTTATCATTCAACTTTGGGGAAAAATACGAAACCTATTAG